A stretch of Paenibacillus peoriae DNA encodes these proteins:
- a CDS encoding ABC transporter ATP-binding protein, translating into MMLELKNVTKAYPVRKRRKGWFSTQDSEQALKKVSLELRQGECLGLVGESGSGKSTLAQCILGLESLTSGEIWLDEQPIHTGKMKGVQLYKRIQLVVQDSSSSLHPRMTIRDILMEPIHNYFPERKAQALDICLSLLESVGLEADSLEKYPAQLSGGQKQRVCIARALAVEPNIILFDESIANLDTTTQFSVLGMLKRMQQKHQLSYLFITHDLQSTRSFCDRVAVMVQGEIVEIFKDWDEDLLQHEYTRTLFQALAN; encoded by the coding sequence GTGATGCTGGAATTGAAGAATGTGACCAAAGCATACCCTGTCCGCAAACGGAGAAAAGGTTGGTTCAGCACGCAAGATAGCGAACAGGCCTTGAAGAAGGTGAGTCTGGAGCTACGACAAGGAGAATGTCTTGGACTGGTTGGAGAAAGTGGAAGTGGCAAAAGCACGCTGGCACAATGTATTCTGGGGCTGGAGTCGTTGACCTCAGGAGAGATTTGGCTGGATGAACAGCCCATTCACACCGGAAAGATGAAGGGTGTTCAGCTGTACAAGCGAATCCAGTTGGTTGTACAGGATTCGTCATCCTCGCTGCATCCCCGTATGACCATTCGAGATATTTTAATGGAGCCAATCCACAACTATTTCCCTGAGCGAAAAGCGCAGGCGCTGGATATTTGTCTGTCTCTATTGGAATCGGTAGGATTAGAGGCTGACAGTCTGGAAAAATACCCAGCGCAGCTGAGTGGCGGGCAAAAACAGCGGGTGTGTATTGCCCGAGCGTTGGCGGTGGAGCCGAATATAATCTTGTTCGATGAATCGATCGCCAATCTGGATACGACAACGCAGTTTTCCGTGCTGGGCATGCTTAAGAGAATGCAGCAGAAACATCAGTTGTCCTACCTATTTATCACTCATGATCTCCAATCTACTCGTTCATTTTGTGATCGGGTTGCCGTCATGGTTCAGGGGGAGATCGTGGAAATATTTAAGGACTGGGATGAAGATTTGTTACAGCATGAGTACACGCGTACTCTGTTTCAAGCGTTGGCGAATTAA
- a CDS encoding ATP-binding cassette domain-containing protein: MEDQTALGGKDTIEQVAGRKPLLHVEHLEICRTGAGASRSGSKPLLRDVSFSIYSGEIVALTGPSGCGKSLTAHAIAGMLEPGIGVTHGRIYYNGEDILPFQERRWQRLRREDIALLIQQSLSGLNPIRTVRAQLMDTLRLHGRRWMPHDQMEPGHADATPSHTASQQVHPLSVLSRMRQVLSRASEIARGGATPVREAYLRSLLCKVGFADPEHTLSSYPFELSGGMCQRVLLAAMLSSGPSLFIADEPTTALDVINRDKVLALLQQLREDFDLTILLISHDRQGMSRIADRVLEMSPEGRMHQ; encoded by the coding sequence GTGGAGGATCAAACAGCCCTTGGGGGCAAGGATACGATAGAACAAGTGGCAGGGCGAAAACCGTTGTTACACGTGGAACATTTGGAAATCTGCCGCACAGGCGCAGGAGCAAGCAGAAGTGGGAGCAAACCACTGCTGCGTGATGTGAGCTTTTCCATATATTCAGGGGAGATTGTGGCCCTGACTGGACCGAGCGGATGCGGCAAGAGCCTGACCGCTCACGCAATCGCAGGCATGCTGGAGCCAGGTATCGGTGTTACGCATGGGCGTATCTACTATAACGGGGAAGACATTCTCCCGTTCCAGGAACGGCGCTGGCAAAGGCTGCGCCGAGAGGATATTGCCCTGCTCATTCAACAATCGCTGAGCGGGTTGAATCCGATCCGGACTGTCCGCGCCCAGCTGATGGACACGCTTAGACTGCACGGGCGGCGTTGGATGCCGCACGACCAGATGGAGCCGGGGCACGCTGATGCTACCCCATCCCACACTGCATCACAGCAAGTCCATCCACTGAGCGTGCTGTCACGGATGCGGCAGGTGCTGAGCCGTGCCTCTGAAATAGCCAGAGGAGGCGCTACTCCAGTGCGGGAGGCCTATTTGCGCTCTCTGCTCTGCAAGGTAGGGTTTGCAGATCCTGAGCATACTTTGTCGTCATATCCTTTTGAACTAAGTGGAGGCATGTGTCAAAGGGTGCTGCTGGCTGCCATGCTAAGCTCCGGTCCGAGCCTCTTTATTGCCGACGAGCCGACTACGGCGCTGGATGTGATCAACCGCGACAAGGTGTTGGCATTGCTGCAACAGTTGAGAGAAGACTTTGATCTCACCATATTGTTGATCTCACATGATCGCCAGGGTATGAGCCGTATAGCAGATCGAGTGTTGGAGATGAGCCCGGAAGGAAGGATGCACCAGTGA
- a CDS encoding amino acid ABC transporter permease, which produces MEKLFDLDYMLKSLPQIVEYLPVTLWIAFVSMLLGGIIGLATALIRIYKVPVLAPLSTLYVSYIRGTPLIVQLFLVYYGIPKFLYYFQSEYGFLQQFNVYVIPPELFALLSFSLNLGGYLSETFRAAIHSVDRGQFEAANSIGMSQTQIMLKIVLPQALTVALPNLGNTLISTVKDTSFIFMIGVVDMMGQAKIMGARALAFFEVYVAVSLIYWLVCIIIERGLVVLEKRIRIYERSE; this is translated from the coding sequence ATGGAAAAGCTGTTTGATCTTGATTATATGCTGAAAAGCCTTCCCCAGATCGTCGAGTATCTCCCCGTGACCTTATGGATTGCGTTTGTGTCCATGCTGCTGGGTGGGATCATCGGGTTAGCTACGGCCTTAATCCGAATATACAAGGTGCCTGTCTTGGCGCCATTGTCTACGTTGTATGTCTCGTACATTCGGGGAACACCGCTCATTGTGCAGCTGTTTCTCGTATATTACGGAATACCCAAGTTTCTGTATTATTTCCAGAGCGAGTATGGATTCTTACAGCAATTCAATGTCTATGTCATTCCGCCCGAGCTGTTTGCGTTGCTCTCATTTTCATTGAACCTCGGAGGATATTTGTCGGAGACGTTCCGGGCGGCGATTCATTCAGTCGACCGGGGACAATTTGAGGCTGCTAATTCCATCGGTATGAGCCAAACACAAATTATGCTCAAAATTGTATTGCCGCAGGCGTTGACGGTCGCTTTGCCCAATTTGGGAAACACGCTGATCAGTACGGTGAAGGATACGTCTTTTATTTTTATGATCGGTGTCGTCGATATGATGGGACAGGCTAAAATTATGGGCGCGCGAGCGTTGGCTTTTTTTGAGGTATATGTTGCGGTGTCTCTGATTTACTGGTTGGTGTGCATTATTATTGAGCGCGGGCTTGTCGTGCTGGAGAAGCGTATTCGAATTTACGAAAGAAGTGAGTAA
- a CDS encoding asparaginase — translation MKKVLFINTGGTISSSYQENGLTPTQSAENILAEIPELKEICEIDAHNLMSIDSTNTQPEDWASIARMVHRSLDQYDGIVIAHGTDTMAYTASALSFMLGTVDKPVVVTGSQVSILAEHSDSKKNVIDSFLTACGEVAGVFVVFNGKIINGSRSSKIRTRSYNAFESINYPYIGLVENGKVVYTEGVFANRGTARHPYNDGYASEVFLLRLIPGTNPAIFDAIQGLGYKGIVIEGFGMGGVPFKERSLISKIEELMKDGMSIVVTTQCPYEGGDLTIYEVGQKVLEKGVIPGYDMTTEALVTKMMWALGQTTDPAGVAKIMATNYADEVSLPADTASL, via the coding sequence ATGAAAAAGGTTTTGTTCATTAATACCGGAGGGACCATTTCTTCCTCCTATCAGGAAAACGGCCTGACACCGACCCAATCGGCTGAAAATATTTTGGCGGAAATTCCGGAGCTGAAGGAGATTTGCGAGATTGATGCCCATAATCTGATGAGCATTGATAGCACAAATACACAACCTGAGGATTGGGCTTCTATCGCCCGGATGGTACATCGTTCGCTCGATCAATACGACGGTATTGTCATTGCACACGGCACGGATACGATGGCTTATACGGCTTCAGCCTTGAGCTTCATGCTGGGAACCGTAGACAAACCCGTCGTCGTGACAGGTTCGCAGGTTTCCATTTTGGCGGAGCACAGCGATTCCAAAAAAAATGTAATTGACTCATTCCTGACCGCATGTGGCGAGGTGGCCGGGGTTTTTGTCGTGTTTAACGGCAAAATTATTAACGGCAGCCGCAGCTCGAAGATCAGAACACGCAGCTATAATGCTTTTGAGAGTATTAACTATCCGTATATCGGACTCGTGGAGAACGGTAAGGTGGTCTATACGGAGGGCGTATTTGCAAATCGCGGTACCGCTCGTCACCCATACAACGACGGGTATGCTTCGGAGGTATTTCTGCTCAGGCTGATTCCGGGTACGAATCCGGCGATTTTCGATGCCATTCAGGGCTTGGGCTATAAAGGTATCGTCATTGAGGGCTTTGGTATGGGTGGCGTTCCTTTTAAAGAAAGAAGCCTGATCAGCAAAATCGAGGAGCTGATGAAGGACGGTATGAGTATTGTCGTGACTACTCAATGTCCTTATGAGGGCGGGGATTTGACGATTTACGAAGTGGGGCAAAAGGTACTGGAGAAGGGCGTTATTCCGGGGTATGACATGACAACGGAAGCGCTGGTGACGAAAATGATGTGGGCGTTGGGGCAGACGACCGACCCGGCAGGGGTAGCCAAGATTATGGCAACGAACTACGCGGACGAAGTTTCCTTGCCTGCGGATACAGCTTCCTTATAG
- the nikB gene encoding nickel ABC transporter permease subunit NikB, whose protein sequence is MISYIGKRMVAVIPIVLFATLVTFALIHISPVDPAEAYLTAAHIYPTPEILEQKRHEFGLDQPLLTQYMHTLQRISQLDFGTSYLTNKPVWDEVKVRLPATFELAVSSMVLSILVSIPLGVLAAMRKNGWIDMLSRGISYFGASIPQFWLGYLLIFFFSVRLDWLPVEGRGTWQHLVLPTLTLSLVLIALYTRLLRSSVLEQLQETYVQYARTRGLRERVIMLKHVLKIAIAPLITSMGMNLGKLLTGTIIVEQVFSWPGFGRYFVEAIFNRDIPVIQCYVFLAACLFIVCNLLVDLVHLYMDPRISSKGRAER, encoded by the coding sequence ATGATCAGCTATATCGGGAAGCGAATGGTAGCGGTCATTCCTATTGTTCTCTTTGCCACCCTCGTTACCTTTGCACTGATTCATATTTCACCAGTTGATCCGGCCGAGGCCTATTTGACGGCTGCTCATATTTATCCTACTCCAGAGATTCTGGAGCAGAAAAGACATGAGTTCGGGCTGGATCAGCCTTTGCTGACGCAGTATATGCATACACTTCAAAGAATCAGTCAATTGGACTTTGGTACTTCGTATCTGACCAACAAGCCGGTATGGGATGAGGTCAAAGTTCGGCTGCCCGCCACTTTTGAATTGGCTGTGAGCAGTATGGTGCTATCTATTCTAGTGAGTATCCCGTTGGGCGTGCTAGCAGCGATGCGTAAAAATGGCTGGATTGACATGCTTAGTCGAGGAATTTCATATTTTGGGGCGTCTATTCCCCAGTTCTGGCTGGGATATTTGTTAATCTTCTTTTTCTCTGTCCGATTGGATTGGCTCCCTGTAGAGGGGCGAGGAACGTGGCAGCATCTGGTGCTGCCCACGTTAACCCTGTCGCTGGTTCTGATTGCTTTATATACGCGCCTGCTGCGTTCCAGTGTGTTGGAGCAGCTGCAGGAAACGTATGTGCAGTATGCCAGAACTAGAGGACTCCGTGAGCGGGTGATCATGCTCAAGCATGTACTGAAAATTGCCATTGCTCCACTGATTACAAGTATGGGTATGAACCTGGGCAAACTTTTGACCGGAACGATTATTGTGGAGCAGGTGTTTTCATGGCCCGGGTTTGGCCGTTATTTTGTGGAGGCGATTTTTAACCGGGATATTCCCGTCATACAATGCTATGTGTTTTTGGCGGCATGCCTGTTCATCGTATGCAATTTGCTCGTTGATCTGGTGCATTTGTATATGGACCCCCGAATTTCATCGAAGGGACGAGCAGAGCGGTGA
- a CDS encoding amino acid ABC transporter ATP-binding protein has protein sequence MIQLHQIHKHFGQHHVLKGIDLTVGKGEVVVILGPSGSGKSTLLRSINFLEQPTSGVIEIDGVKVDAAKAGKKDILGLRMATAMVFQQYQLFKNLNALHNVMIGLTSVKKLDRKQAREISEGILEKVGLKDRMTYYPAQLSGGQQQRVAIARALALNPQVLLFDEPTSSLDPELVDEVLSVIQKVASEGNTMIIVTHELGFARDVADRVVLMEHGVIVEQGPVEQFFTNPKEERTRQFLGKALVQRAPQEQPVSP, from the coding sequence ATGATTCAACTTCATCAAATTCATAAGCATTTTGGACAGCATCACGTGTTGAAGGGCATAGACCTGACGGTAGGCAAGGGAGAAGTCGTAGTGATCCTGGGCCCAAGCGGATCGGGGAAGTCCACGCTGCTGCGCAGCATTAATTTTTTGGAACAGCCGACCAGTGGTGTTATTGAAATTGACGGTGTAAAGGTCGATGCCGCCAAGGCGGGAAAAAAGGACATTCTCGGACTACGGATGGCAACGGCAATGGTATTTCAGCAATATCAGTTGTTTAAAAATTTGAATGCACTCCACAATGTGATGATTGGTCTGACCAGTGTGAAAAAGCTGGATCGTAAGCAGGCGAGAGAGATCAGTGAAGGCATTCTGGAAAAGGTCGGGTTAAAGGATCGTATGACTTATTATCCTGCCCAGCTTTCGGGTGGACAGCAGCAGCGAGTTGCGATTGCCCGTGCTTTAGCACTAAATCCACAGGTGTTGTTGTTCGATGAACCGACATCCTCACTTGATCCTGAATTGGTGGATGAAGTGCTGTCCGTGATTCAAAAGGTGGCGAGTGAAGGCAATACGATGATTATTGTCACACATGAGCTTGGTTTTGCGAGAGATGTAGCGGATCGGGTTGTACTAATGGAGCATGGCGTGATCGTGGAGCAGGGACCCGTCGAGCAGTTTTTCACCAATCCGAAGGAAGAACGGACACGGCAGTTTCTGGGCAAAGCGTTGGTACAGAGAGCGCCACAGGAGCAGCCTGTATCCCCATAA
- a CDS encoding transporter substrate-binding domain-containing protein, translated as MKKSALVAAIGLSLVLLTGALSGCSSKDAASGDKVIYVGTQNDYPPFAFTNDKNELTGYDVEVVKEIDKKLDGYKIEFVPSGWDAIFLALDSNKVQMIADEVAKNPEREKKYLFSDESYFSAQSVIIVKKGRTDIHSLKDLEGKKVAASVGDSYTQLLEQYNAKNGNKIILKYNDTGTSSDNLQDVQNGRVDAYVNDPVMAAATIKKEGLQVEAVGEPVQSDNINLVFKKDKQGEELKAKIDPIIKELKADGTLKKLSEQWTGGEFIPQ; from the coding sequence ATGAAGAAATCTGCTTTGGTAGCAGCGATTGGCCTATCTCTTGTGTTATTAACGGGTGCCTTGAGTGGATGTTCCTCGAAGGATGCGGCATCGGGGGATAAGGTCATCTATGTCGGCACACAAAATGACTACCCACCGTTTGCCTTTACGAATGATAAAAATGAGCTGACCGGATACGATGTGGAAGTAGTCAAGGAGATCGACAAGAAGCTGGACGGGTATAAGATTGAATTTGTACCTTCGGGTTGGGATGCGATATTCCTTGCCCTGGATTCGAATAAAGTTCAGATGATCGCAGATGAAGTTGCCAAAAATCCTGAACGTGAGAAGAAGTATTTGTTCTCGGATGAGTCCTATTTCTCGGCTCAGTCGGTTATTATTGTGAAAAAGGGTAGAACGGATATTCATTCCCTCAAGGATTTGGAAGGCAAGAAGGTAGCAGCCTCGGTAGGCGACTCCTACACACAGTTGCTGGAACAGTATAATGCGAAGAATGGGAATAAAATTATTTTAAAATACAATGATACAGGCACTTCGTCCGATAACCTTCAAGACGTGCAAAATGGCCGAGTGGACGCTTATGTGAATGATCCGGTTATGGCGGCGGCAACGATCAAGAAGGAAGGTTTGCAGGTGGAAGCTGTGGGCGAGCCGGTGCAAAGCGATAACATCAACCTGGTGTTCAAAAAGGATAAGCAGGGCGAAGAGCTGAAAGCTAAAATCGACCCGATTATTAAAGAGTTGAAAGCGGACGGAACACTGAAAAAATTGTCTGAACAGTGGACAGGTGGAGAATTTATTCCTCAGTAA
- the nikE gene encoding nickel import ATP-binding protein NikE: MRMLQVKEVTHSYGRRKWLGRSEPRPPVLANVSLTIESGFCLGLLGTSGAGKSTLGKVILGLEKPQEGQVLFQGQDIYNASPQVLRGLRRDMQVVFQDCYSAVNPRMTAGQIIGEPLDNYERLSVQEQKRTVESLLERVGLKPEDRIKYPHQFSGGQLQRINIARAIALKPKLIVLDESVSSLDMVHQMHILSLLGELKSSFGLSYLFITHDIRAAYAVCDGIAVMEQGRLIERCDEKDQIFESAHPAVRRLISSILPEHPAERFPLHG; this comes from the coding sequence ATGCGCATGCTACAAGTGAAGGAAGTAACCCATAGCTATGGAAGGCGCAAATGGCTGGGCCGCTCTGAACCACGTCCCCCTGTGTTGGCTAACGTTTCGCTTACTATAGAAAGTGGATTTTGCCTGGGCTTACTTGGAACCAGTGGAGCTGGTAAAAGCACGCTGGGCAAGGTTATTCTAGGGCTGGAGAAGCCGCAGGAGGGTCAGGTTCTGTTCCAGGGACAGGACATTTATAATGCGAGTCCCCAGGTCCTCAGGGGACTGCGACGGGATATGCAGGTCGTATTTCAGGACTGCTACTCTGCTGTAAACCCCCGAATGACCGCTGGGCAGATTATTGGGGAGCCTTTGGACAATTACGAACGGTTATCGGTGCAGGAACAAAAAAGAACAGTCGAAAGCCTGCTGGAACGGGTTGGCCTCAAGCCAGAGGATCGGATTAAATATCCGCATCAATTCAGCGGCGGACAATTGCAGCGGATCAACATCGCACGGGCGATTGCGCTCAAACCAAAGCTGATCGTGCTGGATGAGTCCGTCAGCAGTCTGGATATGGTTCACCAGATGCACATTTTATCCCTGCTGGGAGAACTGAAATCTTCGTTTGGATTGTCATATCTGTTCATCACGCATGATATTCGGGCAGCTTATGCTGTCTGCGATGGCATTGCTGTGATGGAGCAGGGGAGATTGATCGAGCGCTGTGATGAGAAGGATCAGATTTTTGAATCTGCTCATCCGGCTGTACGACGGTTGATCTCGTCCATTTTGCCGGAACATCCAGCAGAGCGTTTTCCGCTTCATGGATAA
- the nikC gene encoding nickel ABC transporter permease subunit NikC, translating to MIRLRTMFKGQKVIVVCSVVLAALFIIMALAPWLAPHDPVKVSLLHKLEGPSKEYWLGTDHLGRCNLSRLLYGARISLGFATLIFLSSLSIGVVVGSLAGYVGGWVDSVLMRFCEGIMAFPNLVLVLGIVGIFGPGLMQVLLALMMVQWVYYARMCRNMVVSLKERNFIAAARISGSSSGAIIRRHIIPNVLRPIVVIGTLEMGWAIMDISALSFLGLGIQPPTPEWGAMIHEGTGYIRSHPELMIYPGVMILVVVMAFNILGEALSDRYGIAKRQ from the coding sequence ATGATAAGATTGCGTACAATGTTCAAAGGTCAAAAGGTAATCGTGGTCTGCTCTGTCGTACTGGCTGCTCTTTTTATTATTATGGCGCTAGCTCCTTGGCTGGCTCCCCATGATCCGGTTAAAGTCAGTTTACTGCACAAGCTGGAGGGACCTTCCAAAGAGTACTGGTTGGGAACCGATCATTTGGGTCGGTGCAATTTATCCCGGTTGCTGTATGGCGCACGGATTTCGCTAGGCTTTGCAACCTTAATTTTCCTGTCCTCGCTTAGCATCGGCGTTGTGGTCGGGTCGCTTGCGGGTTATGTGGGCGGCTGGGTCGATAGTGTGCTGATGCGGTTTTGTGAAGGTATTATGGCGTTTCCGAATTTGGTGCTTGTGCTGGGCATTGTCGGTATTTTTGGACCGGGCCTCATGCAGGTGCTGCTTGCATTAATGATGGTGCAGTGGGTGTATTATGCCAGAATGTGCCGCAATATGGTCGTCAGTCTGAAAGAACGGAATTTTATAGCTGCCGCAAGGATCAGCGGGTCCTCCTCAGGAGCCATTATCCGCCGGCATATTATTCCGAATGTGCTGCGGCCGATTGTGGTCATTGGTACGCTGGAAATGGGCTGGGCGATCATGGATATTTCCGCGTTGTCGTTCCTCGGTTTGGGCATCCAACCGCCGACTCCCGAATGGGGAGCGATGATTCATGAGGGAACGGGATACATCCGCAGCCATCCGGAATTAATGATCTATCCGGGGGTCATGATTCTGGTGGTGGTGATGGCCTTCAATATATTGGGGGAGGCGCTGTCCGATCGATACGGAATTGCCAAACGTCAGTAA
- the nikA gene encoding nickel ABC transporter substrate-binding protein translates to MSVRHRKTATLMLVALLLLSVVLGCAKQENIPASTSTDGAANEKSITLSWPRDIGTMNPHVYNPSQLFAQSMVYEPLVSYKQGGKLEPALAESWTISKDGKTYTFKLRKGVKFSDGTLFNAAIVKKNFDAIMKNEKTHSWLGIVGVLDKTEAVDDSTFRMTLKEPYYPVLQDLSVVRPFRFLGEAGFPDDGDTSKGIKKPVGTGPWMLDEYKQDEYATFKRNPNYWGTAPKVDKITVKIIPDGETRVMAFEKGDLDLIYGEGVISLDAFKQLRDTNQYVTTLSEPVGTRSLLLNSSNPKLADLRVRLALQHGFNKQAMVEGVTSGLEEKADTVLSKNYPYTNVNLQPVGYDVEKSKVLLDEAGWKLPAGGTVREKDGQQLDFELIFDKTDPIQKAMAETIQAEWGELGVKVNLTGLELTVQVKRLRSNQFDLYFWYNYGAPYDPHSFINVIAKKSFGISETLSALPMKKDLDQQVHEALSSTDETKRQELYASILKTLQEQSAIVPISYIKKTAVYQKKITNFVFPANRDENPFGGLEIGK, encoded by the coding sequence ATGTCCGTTCGACACCGCAAGACTGCTACCCTTATGTTGGTGGCGCTCCTCTTATTATCCGTTGTTTTGGGCTGCGCAAAGCAGGAGAACATACCTGCATCCACCTCTACTGACGGAGCTGCCAATGAAAAGTCGATCACGCTATCGTGGCCGCGTGACATTGGTACGATGAATCCTCATGTATACAATCCTTCCCAACTTTTTGCACAATCCATGGTTTATGAGCCGTTAGTCAGCTACAAGCAAGGAGGCAAGCTGGAGCCTGCTTTGGCTGAATCCTGGACTATTTCCAAGGACGGTAAGACATATACGTTTAAGCTGCGCAAAGGTGTGAAATTTTCGGATGGGACGCTATTTAATGCGGCCATTGTCAAAAAGAACTTTGACGCTATCATGAAAAATGAGAAAACGCACAGCTGGCTTGGTATAGTAGGCGTTCTCGACAAAACTGAAGCTGTAGATGACAGCACCTTCCGAATGACGCTCAAAGAGCCATACTACCCAGTGCTTCAGGATTTGTCTGTCGTTCGCCCGTTCCGTTTTCTGGGTGAAGCCGGGTTCCCGGATGATGGAGATACGTCCAAAGGAATCAAGAAACCTGTAGGTACAGGGCCTTGGATGCTGGATGAATACAAGCAAGATGAGTATGCAACCTTTAAGCGTAATCCGAATTATTGGGGTACTGCACCGAAGGTAGATAAAATTACGGTAAAAATCATTCCCGATGGCGAAACCCGTGTGATGGCCTTTGAAAAAGGCGACCTGGATCTGATTTATGGAGAGGGTGTCATTAGTCTGGATGCCTTCAAACAGCTTCGCGACACGAATCAGTATGTTACCACGCTGTCCGAGCCTGTCGGAACAAGAAGTCTGTTGCTCAACTCGTCCAATCCCAAGCTGGCAGACCTTCGGGTACGTCTGGCCCTCCAGCATGGCTTTAACAAGCAGGCAATGGTGGAAGGTGTGACTTCAGGGCTGGAGGAAAAAGCGGATACGGTTTTATCCAAAAACTATCCGTATACGAATGTAAACCTACAGCCTGTTGGCTATGATGTGGAAAAATCCAAAGTGTTGCTGGATGAGGCTGGCTGGAAGCTGCCCGCAGGCGGTACAGTACGGGAAAAAGACGGACAACAGCTGGATTTTGAGCTGATTTTTGATAAAACCGATCCAATCCAAAAGGCGATGGCTGAAACCATTCAGGCCGAATGGGGAGAACTGGGTGTCAAAGTGAACCTGACCGGACTGGAGCTGACGGTTCAAGTTAAGCGCCTTAGATCCAATCAGTTTGATCTGTACTTCTGGTATAACTACGGTGCGCCTTATGATCCGCATTCCTTTATTAACGTCATTGCCAAGAAGAGCTTCGGAATTTCCGAGACGCTGAGCGCCCTTCCGATGAAGAAAGATCTGGATCAGCAAGTACACGAGGCGCTCTCATCGACAGATGAAACCAAGCGCCAAGAGCTGTATGCTTCGATTCTGAAGACGCTTCAGGAGCAATCTGCCATTGTGCCTATTTCGTATATTAAGAAAACGGCAGTGTATCAGAAAAAGATTACGAACTTTGTATTCCCGGCCAACCGGGATGAAAATCCGTTTGGTGGGCTTGAAATCGGGAAGTAG
- a CDS encoding ABC transporter ATP-binding protein yields MDDRAKVLEVSDLQVKLKTDAGAVSLLEPTHFELRRGQVLGLVGESGSGKTVTCKALLQLLDRQTMDVEGSVRLNGRELNGMVAEEMRRIRGKEIAFIMQNPMSAFTPVYTIGAQFMETVRTHTGLTKRQAHELAITALENMNLPDPAKLMKRYSFQLSGGMLQRVMIAISMCLRPAVVIADEPTTALDVVNQLQVLRELDRLRTEYNTSILLISHDLGVISQLADEVAVMQHGRIVEQAEVHQLFDHPQDEYTKMLLHVRPKLSLRGMNQVGG; encoded by the coding sequence ATGGACGACAGGGCGAAGGTGCTGGAGGTCAGCGACTTACAGGTGAAGCTCAAAACCGATGCAGGAGCGGTGTCTCTGCTGGAGCCAACTCATTTTGAGCTGAGAAGGGGACAAGTTCTGGGTCTTGTCGGCGAGAGTGGAAGCGGCAAAACCGTGACTTGTAAAGCGTTGCTCCAATTGCTGGATCGCCAGACGATGGACGTGGAAGGTAGTGTCCGTCTGAACGGGCGTGAGCTGAACGGAATGGTGGCCGAGGAGATGCGCCGTATTCGGGGCAAGGAAATCGCGTTTATTATGCAAAATCCGATGAGTGCCTTTACGCCAGTGTATACGATCGGAGCTCAGTTTATGGAAACGGTCCGCACGCACACCGGATTAACCAAACGACAGGCCCATGAGCTTGCCATAACGGCTCTGGAAAATATGAATTTGCCCGATCCAGCCAAGCTGATGAAGCGTTATTCGTTTCAGTTGAGTGGCGGGATGCTGCAACGGGTCATGATCGCCATTTCTATGTGCCTGCGGCCAGCAGTGGTTATTGCCGATGAACCAACGACGGCGCTTGATGTGGTCAATCAGCTACAGGTGCTGAGAGAGCTGGATCGCTTGCGTACGGAATACAATACGTCCATTTTGCTGATCTCGCATGATCTGGGCGTCATTTCCCAATTGGCGGATGAAGTGGCTGTCATGCAGCATGGTCGCATTGTTGAGCAGGCTGAGGTCCATCAGTTGTTCGATCACCCGCAGGATGAATATACGAAAATGCTGCTGCATGTCAGACCCAAGTTGTCCCTTCGGGGCATGAATCAGGTAGGTGGTTAG